A window from Amblyomma americanum isolate KBUSLIRL-KWMA chromosome 7, ASM5285725v1, whole genome shotgun sequence encodes these proteins:
- the LOC144097329 gene encoding tubulin beta-4 chain-like isoform X1 → MREIVHIQTGQCGNQIGAKFWEVISDEHGIDPSGAYHGDLDLQLERINVYYNEASGGKYVPRAILVDLEPGTMDAVRSGPFGQLFRPDNFVFGQGGAGNNWAKGHYTEGAELVDSVLDVVRKEAESCDCLQGFQLTHSLGGGTGSGMGTLLISKIREEYPDRIMNTYSVVPSPKVSDTVVEPYNATLSVHQLVENTDETFCIDNEALYDICFRTLKLTTPTYGDLNHLVSATMSGVTTCLRFPGQLNADLRKLAVNMVPFPRLHFFMPGFAPLTSRGGLQYRALTVPELTQQMFDAKNMMAACDPRHGRYLTVAAVFRGRMSMREVDDQMLHIQNKHSGSFVEWIPNNVKTAVCDIPPRGLKMSATFIGNSTAIQELFKRISEQFTAMFRRKAFLHWYTGEGMDELEFTEAECNMNDLVSEYQQYQEATADDEGEFEETEAEA, encoded by the exons ATGCGCGAGATAGTACACATCcagacaggccagtgtggcaacCAGATTGGGGCGAAG TTTTGGGAAGTGATTTCTGATGAGCACGGCATCGATCCAAGCGGGGCGTACCATGGCGATTTggacctccagttggagcgcatcaatgtctactacaatgagGCCTCCG gaggtaaatacgtgcctcgggccatcctggttgacctggagccgggaaccatggacgccgtccgctcgggaccctttggacaactcttccggccggacaactttgtgttcg GTCAGGGAGGTGCGGGCAACAACTGGGCtaagggccactacaccgagggggccgaactggtggactcggtgctcgacgtcgtgcgcaaggaagcggagtcctgcgactgcctgcagggattccagctgacccactccctgggcggaggtactggatctggcatgggcacactgctcatctcgaagatccgtgaagagtaccccgatcgcatcatgaacacctacagtgtagtgccctctccTAAG GTTTCGGACaccgtcgtcgagccctacaatgctacCCTTTCtgtgcatcagcttgtggagaacaccgacgagacctTCTGCATCGACAACGAGGCGCTCTatgacatctgcttccggacgctgAAGCTCACTACTCCAACGTACGGAGACCTCAACCACTTGGTCTCCGCAACTATGTCTGGTGTGACCACATGCCTTCG GTTTCCTGGacagctgaatgctgatcttcgcaaaTTGGCCgtgaacatggtgcccttcccgcgCCTCCACTTCTTTATGCCTGGCTTTGCTCCGCTCACTTCCCGAGGCGGCCTCCAGTACCGGGCTCTGACGGTGCCGGAactgacgcaacagatgttcgatgccaaaaacatgatggctgcttgcgacccccgtCACGGCCGTTACTTGACAGTggctgcagtcttcagaggccgaatgagcatgcgggaagtgGATGACCAGATGCTACACATCCAGAACAAGCACTCTGGCTCGTTCGTCGAATGGATACCGAACAACGTCAAGACTGCagtctgtgacataccgcctcgaggtctgaagatgtcggctactttcattgggaacagcacagccattcaagagcttttcaaGCGAATCTCCGAACAGTTTACCG ctatgttccgccgcaaggcctttctgcactggtacaccggagagggcatggacgagttgGAGTTCACAGAGGCAGAGTGCAACATGAACGACCTGGTGTCCgaataccaacagtaccaggaggccacagCTGATGATGAGGGAGAGTTCGAAGAGACCGAGGCCGaggcctag
- the LOC144097329 gene encoding tubulin beta-4 chain-like isoform X2, which produces MREIVHIQTGQCGNQIGAKFWEVISDEHGIDPSGAYHGDLDLQLERINVYYNEASGKYVPRAILVDLEPGTMDAVRSGPFGQLFRPDNFVFGQGGAGNNWAKGHYTEGAELVDSVLDVVRKEAESCDCLQGFQLTHSLGGGTGSGMGTLLISKIREEYPDRIMNTYSVVPSPKVSDTVVEPYNATLSVHQLVENTDETFCIDNEALYDICFRTLKLTTPTYGDLNHLVSATMSGVTTCLRFPGQLNADLRKLAVNMVPFPRLHFFMPGFAPLTSRGGLQYRALTVPELTQQMFDAKNMMAACDPRHGRYLTVAAVFRGRMSMREVDDQMLHIQNKHSGSFVEWIPNNVKTAVCDIPPRGLKMSATFIGNSTAIQELFKRISEQFTAMFRRKAFLHWYTGEGMDELEFTEAECNMNDLVSEYQQYQEATADDEGEFEETEAEA; this is translated from the exons ATGCGCGAGATAGTACACATCcagacaggccagtgtggcaacCAGATTGGGGCGAAG TTTTGGGAAGTGATTTCTGATGAGCACGGCATCGATCCAAGCGGGGCGTACCATGGCGATTTggacctccagttggagcgcatcaatgtctactacaatgagGCCTCCG gtaaatacgtgcctcgggccatcctggttgacctggagccgggaaccatggacgccgtccgctcgggaccctttggacaactcttccggccggacaactttgtgttcg GTCAGGGAGGTGCGGGCAACAACTGGGCtaagggccactacaccgagggggccgaactggtggactcggtgctcgacgtcgtgcgcaaggaagcggagtcctgcgactgcctgcagggattccagctgacccactccctgggcggaggtactggatctggcatgggcacactgctcatctcgaagatccgtgaagagtaccccgatcgcatcatgaacacctacagtgtagtgccctctccTAAG GTTTCGGACaccgtcgtcgagccctacaatgctacCCTTTCtgtgcatcagcttgtggagaacaccgacgagacctTCTGCATCGACAACGAGGCGCTCTatgacatctgcttccggacgctgAAGCTCACTACTCCAACGTACGGAGACCTCAACCACTTGGTCTCCGCAACTATGTCTGGTGTGACCACATGCCTTCG GTTTCCTGGacagctgaatgctgatcttcgcaaaTTGGCCgtgaacatggtgcccttcccgcgCCTCCACTTCTTTATGCCTGGCTTTGCTCCGCTCACTTCCCGAGGCGGCCTCCAGTACCGGGCTCTGACGGTGCCGGAactgacgcaacagatgttcgatgccaaaaacatgatggctgcttgcgacccccgtCACGGCCGTTACTTGACAGTggctgcagtcttcagaggccgaatgagcatgcgggaagtgGATGACCAGATGCTACACATCCAGAACAAGCACTCTGGCTCGTTCGTCGAATGGATACCGAACAACGTCAAGACTGCagtctgtgacataccgcctcgaggtctgaagatgtcggctactttcattgggaacagcacagccattcaagagcttttcaaGCGAATCTCCGAACAGTTTACCG ctatgttccgccgcaaggcctttctgcactggtacaccggagagggcatggacgagttgGAGTTCACAGAGGCAGAGTGCAACATGAACGACCTGGTGTCCgaataccaacagtaccaggaggccacagCTGATGATGAGGGAGAGTTCGAAGAGACCGAGGCCGaggcctag
- the LOC144097330 gene encoding uncharacterized protein LOC144097330, with amino-acid sequence MGTPLTRSLVSTRRPSIAETEARHGQTADSFDSGLSFVEQLHMSRRRRRLQDVLPPGVQTIDECWDCRVDFQLPTRPVAHEGYENDSYDASLFSIPVCCMRQQPCKSRTTMALHIGTHNKEQL; translated from the exons ATGGGCACGCCGCTCACCCGTTCCCTCGTTTCCACCAGGCGTCCTTCCATAGCGGAGACTGAAGCGAGACACGGGCAGACTGCGGACAGCTTCGACTCCGGCTTGTCCTTTGTAGAG CAACTCCACATGTCCCGGCGCAGAAGGCGGCTCCAGGACGTCCTGCCGCCTGGGGTGCAGACCATCGACGAATGCTGGGATTGCCGAGTCGACTTCCAACTTCCGACCAGGCCCGTAGCCCACGAAGGGTACGAGAATGATAGCTACGACGCCTCCCTCTTCTCCATCCCGGTATGCTGCATGCGCCAGCAACCGTGCAAGAGCAGAACAACAATGGCCCTGCACATTGGTACTCACAACAAGGAGCAGCTCTGA